In the Quercus lobata isolate SW786 chromosome 5, ValleyOak3.0 Primary Assembly, whole genome shotgun sequence genome, one interval contains:
- the LOC115988663 gene encoding agamous-like MADS-box protein MADS2, with product MENGFSSPRSESFPAGLRFSLLMMIQHGSKFLKRCSRSVLMMYNGFWISYREYLKLKARFESLQQTQRNLLGEDLGPLNTNDLERLERQLDSALKQARSTKV from the exons ATGGAGAACGGCTTCTCTTCTCCTCGGAGCGAATCCTTCCCGGCCGGTCTCCGGTTCTCGTTGTTGATGATGATCCAACATGGCTCAAAATTCTTGAAAAGATGCTCAAGAAGTGTGCTTATGATG TATAATGGCTTCTGG ATCAGTTACCGGGAGTACTTGAAACTGAAAGCTAGGTTTGAGTCCCTACAACAAACTCAGAG AAACCTTCTTGGGGAAGATTTGGGCCCATTAAACACAAATGACCTTGAGAGGCTTGAGCGGCAATTGGACTCAGCCTTGAAACAAGCCAGGTCCACTAAg GTCTGA